The genomic region cctatatgttgaGATTTTAGCTGCTATATGTAGGGATGTGCTGTATGACAAACTTGACACTGAATTTATGCATTAACAGTATTTAAAGGTATAGAAACGTCAAATTTAAACTTGAATGATTTAAATAGAGAGTGTTATTTTAAGAcacgtttaaattcacttctattttcaaatgtgcttcgttctcttggtatcccttgttgaaaaataatacgcacataacctgccctagtgggagctagctgctagtagtgcaatgctgttccttcagcaatggacaacagaattaagcatatttgatcatagaagtacattggaaagttgtttggaattgtatgttctgtccgaatcatgaaatgttagggtttcctgtccctgtaattctgttaaatattaatataattcaTCTGAATGTAATAAAAATGCCTGATGTATAATTGAAACTAGGTAAGCAAATCAATTATGATCATTTGAACACAAGTTTTGTAAAGCAGTCACAATTGGCTATCGTACTTGGTTTGAATCATGCCTGCtttctaaattatgtttttttccccctaaaaAATGTACATACATTTTTGCCTAATTTTAGACTTAAAGATACACTGTTGGGAAAAAAAGGGCATGCTCTAATTTCTTGCACCACTCACCGTAGAaatctgtgtttaacccccacaaactgGTAAACATGTTGCTAAAGTCTCTCTTGTCAGCCCAGAAGCATGCTCCTGAGCTGAACACAGCAGGTTTACAAAACAATATCAAAGTTACGGGCCTAGTACCTTTTAGACAGCAGTTTAGCATCAGCATATTTTCTCTCACACAGGTTCTAAAAGCCCTAGCACACACTATTTAACAAGATCtaattgacattaaagggatagtgaacaccaaaaatgttattgtttaaaaagatagatattcccttttatttaccattcccctgttttgcataaccaacactgttatagaaatatactttttacctctgtaattagtaattaccttctatctaagcttctgttaactgccttcttatctcagatattttgacagacttgcatttcaggcaattagtaatgactcttaaataacttcacatgcgtgagcacagtgttatctatatgaaacacatgaactaaatagGGGTAGACCAATATCGTGGTCTTCAAGGCCGATACCGATTATCGGCCGCCTTTCAGGCCGATAACAGATATCAGGGtccgatattctgtacattttaaaattaaaattatttgcaAACTTAGCATAATACAGTGTCATCTGAAAGTGAGAGTTAAAATGTGTTATAGCCCTCCATTTTGTGCAATGTATGAAGCAAGATAACTTACAATTTGGTCTTACAAGGGGACTTTTTATAGAGGAATATCAATATATCCTAttgtgaatcctatttaaaaaacaaaacaaaaaacaacaacattattttCATGTTGACCCACAACTCCAGAGACTTCCTTCAGTGGCACTTAGTGGTGTTGGAAGTATATTCCCATATCGCACTACAGACCAGATTTATAGTATTCTGTAACACTTTATGCCAAGTGTAAACCTATATCACACTACAGACCAGATTTATAGCTCCCGGTACCCCTTTATGCCAAGTGTAAGCCCATATCGCACTACAGAGTatgtttatttcttctataaggtacgacgagtccacggattcatcctttacttgtgggatattatcctcctgctaacaggaagtgtcaaagagcaccacagcagagctgtctatatagctcctcccttagctccacccccagtcattctctttgcctactctaagtactaggaagggtaaagtgaaagaggtgataaaatgttagtttttattttcttcaagcaagagttttttattttaaatggtaccagtgtgtactatttactctcaggcagcagatggatgaagatttctgcctggaggctgatgatcttagcatttgtcactaagatccagagcagttcccacagaatggctgaggggtacaagaaacttcagtgtgaggaacgttttcatgctatatagtagtgaggtatgttcagtaattttttctggagagactgtgttatttcagaaaggctgacagtatccccatgagggtaagggtaagcagtaatcctaagagatatagaagggtattactaggcttgcataaggggcttataaaaaaatggttgacactgagtttggaatgtttgtgggcaaatgtttTGTGAGCTGGGAGTGCCGTTTACGTtttttgggcaataacgttttttggagactttattgagggtacactttggcttctttttgggtctcagaacccacatggctagtttgaaaccgctctggtgcggttcatttaggctgacaaaacattgagatgggcggggcctattttcgcgcctcagatgcgcagttgtatttacaaagcaagcagcaagctccaactcagaagggcccttgtggaagttttgggccaaatcgaagctttaaccccatttttccaatccctgagggcaggtaggcgcgacAGCAGGGctatggcgaggtgcagggggtgttttttttccggatttaggctcATTAACTATCCGGttttcacaataaagggttaagtgtgttttgtttcttgtggggcaaacttaactgcataaattgaatcttatataaaaaattggtgtattttaaagcagttttgcagaacgtgtatgctttttttttttctttctcttaaaggcgcagtaccgttttttaagattattttttctctaaaagtgttttcaagcttgtttgtggtcattactagcctgttcaacatgtctgacattgaggaaagccaatgttcaatgtgtttagaagccattgtggaacccccacttaaaatgtgtccctcatgcactgaaagggcaataaattgcaaagaacatattttagctactaaaagtatgtcgcaggatgattctcagtcagaaggaatcaggttatgccatctaattctccccaagtgtcccaaccaTTAACGCTCGCACAAACGACGCCAAGtaattctagtgcgtctaattctttcaccctgcaagatatggccgcagttatgaatactaccctcacagaggttttatctaagctgcctgggttgcaggggaagcgcagtaggtctggtgtgagaacaaatgctgagccctctgacgctttattagccatatccgatgtaccctcacaatgttctgagttgggggtgagggatttgctgtctgagggagagatttctgattcaggaacgaTGTTCCCTctgacagactcagatatgacggcttttaaatttaaactagaacacctccgcttgttgctcagggaggttttagcaactctggatgattgtgaccctactgtagttccagagaaattgtgtaaaatggacagatatctagaggttcctgcctacactgatgtttttccgatccctaagaggatttcggacattgtcactaaggagtgggataaaccaggtattccgttttctcccccttctacttttaagaaaatgtttcccatatcagacaccatgctggacttgtggcagacggtccctaaggtggagggggctatttctaccctggctaagcgtacagctatacctattgaggacagttgtgctttcaaagatcctatggataaaaaattagagggtctcctaaagaaaattatttattcatcagggttttcttctgcaacctatagcgtgcattgttcctgtaactactgcagctgctttttggttcgaggctctggaggaggctcttcaggttgagaccccattggatgatattctggaAAGAATTAGGGTTCACAAGCTAcccaattctttcattacagatgctgcttttcaaatggctaaaatggcggcaaagaattcaggttttgccattttagcgcgtagagcgttatggcttaagtcctggtctgcacatccctatccacaaggatcatcaccagttcctcaggttcgcctttctggacaagcattaccagtttgtggctcttcccttcgggctggccacagcttccagaattttcacaaaggtgctagggtcccttctggcagttctaaggccgcggggcatagcagtgacgccttatctggacgatatcttaattcagacgtcaacttaccaactagccaaatctcacactgacatcgtgttggcttttctgagatctcacgggtggaaggtgaacgtaaaaaagagttcacttctcCACCTCacgagagttccattcctgggaactctgatagattcggtagacagaaaatttttctgacggaggtcaggaaattaaagattttaaccacctgccgagctctttattccattcctcggccttccgtagctcagtgtatggaggtaatcggactaatgatagcggcaatggacatagttccatttgctcgcttgcatctcagaccactgcaactatgcatactcaaacagtggaatggggattatgcaaatttatctcctcagataaatctggatcaagagaccagagactctctaatTTGGTGGTTgttacaggatcatctgtcccagggaatgtgtttccgcaggccagcatgggtcatagtgacggcggacgccagcctattaggctggggtgcagtctggaattccctgaaagcacagggagtgtggactcaggaggaggctctcctcccgattaaatattctagaattgcgagcgatattcaacgcgcttcaggcgtggcctcagctggcttcggccagattcataagattccagttggacaatatcatgactgtagcatatatcaatcattggggggggggaaaagagttctctagcgatgatagaggttaccaaaataattcgatgggcagagactcactcttgccatctatcagcaatctatatcccaggagtggagaactgggaagcggattttctaagtcgtcagacttttcatccgggggagtgggaactccatccggaggtgtttgcacaattgatttaaTGGGGCACACcacaattggatctgatggcgtctcgtcagaacgccaaacttccttgttacgggcccAGATcacgggatcctcaagcagtactgatagatgctctagcagtaccttggtcgttcaacctggcttatgtgtttccaccatttcctcccctccctcgtctgattgccagaatcaaacaggagagagcttcggtgattttgatagcacctgcgtggccacgcaggacttggtatgcagacctggtggacatgtcatctctaccaccatggacactgccactgcgacaggaccttctcattcaaggtctgttccagcatccaaatctagtttctctgcgactgactgcctggagattgaacgcttgattttatctaagcggggattctctgagtcgatcatagataccttgattcaggctcgaaagtctgtcactaggaaaattgatcataagatatggcgtaaatatcttttttggtgcgaatccaaaggctactcatggagtaagatcaggattcctaggattttgtccttctccaagaaggattggagaaggggttatcagctagttccctaaagggacagatatctgttttatcaattttactacacaagcatctggcagatgttccagacgttcagtcgttttgtcaggctttagttagaatcaagcctgcatttaactccgccatggagtttgaatttagttcttcaaggggtaccgtttgaacctatgcattccatcttctatcttggaaagttctgtgtttagttgctatctcttcggctcaaagagtttctgaactatctgcattgcaatgcgactcaccttatcttgttttccattctgataaggtggttttgcgtaccaaacctggattccttcctaaggttgttaataataagaatattaatcaggaaattgttgttccttccctgtgtcctaatccttcctctaagaaggagcgtctgttgcacaacttggacgtggttcgtgctttgaagttttacttgcaagcgaccaaagatttccgtcaaacatcttctttgtttgttgtctattctggaaaacgttgaggtcaaaaagctacggctacctctttctttttggctgaaaagcatcatccgtttggcatacgagactgctggacagcagcctcctgaaaaaattacagctcactctactagagcggtggcttccacatgggcttttaaaaatgatgcttctgttgaacagatttgtaagtctgCGACTTAGtcgtcacttcataccttttccaaattttacaaatttgatacttttgcttcttcaaggctatttttgggagaaaagttcttcaagcagtggtgccttctgtttagccatctgtcttgtccctcccgttcatccgtgtcctatagctttggtattgtatcccacaagtaaaggatgaatccgtggacttgtcgtaccttatagaagaaaagtaaatttatgcttacctgataaattaatttcttctatggtacgacaagtccacggcccaccctgtaattttaagacagattataattttttattttaaacttcagtcacctctgcaccttttagtttctcctttttattcctgtaccttcggtcgaatgactggggggtggagctaagggaggagctatatagacagctctgctgtggtgctctttgccaattcctgttagcaggaggataatatcccacaagtaaaggatgaatccgtggacttgtcgtaccatagaagaaattaatttatcaggtaagcataaatttactttttatagcATATTCTCTACCACTTTATGCTAGGTTTATGCCCATATCACAATACAGAGCAGGTTTAAATAGTATCCTGTACCTCTTTATGCCAAGTATATGCCCATATCAAAGTACAGACAAGATTTATAGTATGTACTACCCACTGGGAAGTAATACTCTCCAGCCCACAGAGAGTGAGAGCCCCAAACTAGACAGTGATATCTTTGCCCAAATGTGTTAATGCACTGCTGCAGAGGACATTGAATAAATGTATAAGCCTCAGCTACATCAGCTCTTGACTGGCACAGGCTTAGAAAAATGACTGGCACAGGCTTAGAAAATAACTAACCCGGCTTGTACAACACATCAGCTGAATTGCTTTTCCCCTATCATATAACTGTGTGGCCGGTTGTGCAGAGCTGCTACAGTACATGCCTCTAATCCTCTACCGCTGTGCTGGGAGCTCCGCCTGCAGGGTTTGTAGGGGTGACTTTGAAGACGTCATGACGTGGTGCGGCTCCTCAAATGCTATCCGCAGGAGCAAATTCATTGAGCTTGATATCGGGCATATCGGTGAGTTTGGTGCCAATAACGTTAGAAATTGGGGATATCGGCCCAAAATATTGGCAGCACCAATTATCGGTCGACCCCTAGAAttaacgctctctagctgtgaaaaactgtcaaatgcattcagatgaggcgggcttcaagagcttagaaattagcatatgggcccatctaggtttagctttcaactaagaatcgcaagagaacaaagcaaatttgataataaaactaaattagaaagttttataaaattgcatgccctatctgaattacgaaagtttaatttggactttactatcccttttaattaGCTGCTGGTGTAAAACTTTAGCTTGTGGGGAAAACCTGAACTCACCTGCCGCATCCAAATTGTGGATACTGTCCCATAATACGCAATTAATACATTTTCATTTCCACCAAGAATGTTTCAGAATTTGTGGGGAAACATATACTCCATTTGTACAACATCTCTTGAGCTCTGTCATAAAGTATAtataatgttgtgggggggggagTGTGGGGCGACCGTGGGTGTCTTGTGACTCAAGTTCAGAGCGCCAGGCCCTTATTTTAAGATGACAATtttgcactagaatgtccctttaatcattcagCTGTTGGCAAGTATGCTTTgcaattactgcagaaattttGTCTTCATGTTTAACATGTTGTtccactttattttatatttttcagctTCCAACCTGACACACTACTTCAGCCCAGTAGCTGTCGCTAGTAACCCTACCAGAGTCCTCATGCTGGTAGTTGCAGTCCTTCTGGCCTATTGGTTTGCCTCTTTGTTCCTGGGATTCTTTTTCTACATCTTGCATTTTATTTTTGGACGCTTCTTCTCAGTGGTCCGCGTGATTCTTTTCGCTCTCTCCTGTGTGTACATTCTGCAGAAATATGAAGGAGAGCCAGAACATGCCATGATCCCTCTGTGCTTTGTTGTTGCCATCTATTTTATGACAGGACCTGTTGGTCTTTACTGGAGAAGAAGCAGCAACAACTTAGAAGAGAAAATTGACCACCTTGACAACCAAATTAGGCTTCTAAATATCCGTCTAACAAGAGTCATTGAAAGCCTGGATAGAGCTGGTGAACAATAGTCCTTATGTATTATTCACTCTACACCAGCTAGAAAAAAAGCACCATTCTGTTGATACACAATTTCAGAGTGTGACTAAGATATGAATGAATTAATGATTtaagttttctttgtttttgttttgtttttttctatagggaggtttatatgaaTAGAACAGCTGTAGTTCATTTGTTTCAATTCTTTAATGCTGAGGTTCTGTATTTTCTTGCCTCCAGAATGTTAAAACTAGAAGAAAGCaagaaatagttaaagggatagtaaacccaatttttttctttcatgattcagataaagcatgcaattttaagcaactttctaatttactcattttatcaatttttctttgttctcttggtgtctttattcaaaaaagcaggaataaaagcttaggagacggcccatttttcggtccagcaccctggataacacttgctgattggtgtctacatttagccaccaatcagcaagcactactcaggtgctgaacttaaaatggtccggctcctgagcttcctttcctgcttttcaaataaaaataccaagaaaacagaaaaaattatAGTAGTActgtagtagtaaattagaaagttgcttaaatctgcatgctctatctgaatcatgaaagaaaaaatttggtttttgtATCCCTTTTAAGTGCAAATATACTTTGTTGATAAATTTCTTTTTACACCGTTACCGTATTAtgtgtgttttattatataaaaaatatgtaatctAAATCAGTTGCCTACAAATCATGTATTACTTTCTCTCAAAAGAATTTTATTTGAtgaatgatttttgtttttttccagttgGAATAGAACTGTTTATACTAAATGGAGGAAAGCTTTGATGGATAATTTACATGGTCACAGTGCGCAGCTTCGAATGACTGTTTAAACAGTATGAATTCTTTATTTTAATTGATAGCacaattttattaagatttttccCACCCTCTGGGCTTCTTTAAACACTGTGTTCCTCTAAACATACCCATATACACTATTTGGGAAGATGAGTCTGtgttttaaaatatgttctatagtttaaatatacaaatattctattGTTACGCGTGCATTGATGTGACTGTCCTTTTAATCGTGTCTGTACGTATGATTTTATGTACCTGTGTAATGTTAAAGCAACTCACTGCCTAACAAatctatgtatatactgatttatatatatattcttgccaTTTAATTTCATTTCCTACCTGTTTTTAAGGCTTGATTTTTAGATATACATGTTaatcaaatgttttaatatatatatatatatgtattgggagcatattgtatttcaatttttataatTAGTCTCTTGCTTGCAATAAGTAATTTTCACACAGTGCTGTGGATTAAATAATGTAGATGTATTTAGTATATATCTAGCTAAGGCCAAGAGTAGATTGTGGTCAGAATATGGCTTTGTAGAATTGTTGGGGGATTTTTATGTAcaattatgtatttttattgttaGGAGTAGAAGTGCATTGAGTCTGTGTAGCTTAGACATGTTAGCAGCCAAATGTTTAGTATCTATTGCTGCTTAAAGCTTTCTCAGGGTCAGTAAGCAGCAATAAAGTTTTGTGCTGGTATTTCTCAAACAGCATTTTTTTGTAGTTCTGTTTGTAGGTAATTTTAGTGAATTTGTATCTTAATTTTTGGTTGATTGTTTTATTACTCAAATATATTTTGCTGGATTTATTGTGGTTTAAACAAAGGAAAACttgaatcaatttaaaaaaaaaaaaaaacttgttgcaAAGTAAACTTATGGGAAACAATATGTTTTTCTCACCTGTGTCAGGCATTTGGTATTTTGTTTGGtgagtgattggtagctacatgctTATGCCTCTTCTGATTGGCTCATGAGTGATGTATTCATGCATTACAAATCCTAATCCAGCTTGTGCCTACGTAACACCTTTGGATGTTTTTAACACGTAGTTGGCAGCAATCATTTGTTTAATACATTGTTGCACTAAAATGCTATTTGGTAAACCCTATATTGAATGTGTAAATCTTAGCCTGTTACTGCGCTATATACActcttatataaatgtgtgtgtgcattcTCTGTGTCTGCAGAGCGAGCCTGTATGGTCGTCATTGTTCACTTTTCTACAGTTGTTATTTATGGTTTTCAAATTCTGCAAAGATTTCACATTGCAGCACATCATTTATGCTAAAAATACTAAATCATTGCTGCACAGAGGGTGTAAAACTGGATTTGGTTGCCATTTTGTAAAGTAGTAATCGGATTTAACCTCATGTCATTAGTAAGGACAACTCTCCTGTCCCTTCAAATAAATCCAAAAATGTATGGcactggcattttttttaaagttaaaataataaataagtatACTTTAAgtattgttaaatatatttttatttctaaaagcATAGAGATTTTCTAAATGTAATAAATTAaggcaaataaataaaaatctaatgaAATTCCTTTGCATTTAAAGACATCTTGGGCTGATTACACAAATGTTCACAGTACATATCTCTTTATATGGTCAGTTTCATTGTTCCTATATAAATAGGAGAGAAAAATCATAGTGTaacgttgcttaaagggacagtatactataaaatagtttttcccttaatgtgtttccaattacttttttttaccagctgcagagtataaaatgtatgagatgtgctttttttaaggcttatttgtgtataagaattagctgattttgtgttttgaagccacaacctaacaaaatgggttgagcttgtaggtataatcagatctcattactatatcaaaTTCTATACATagatctgcttctttatcttatatctgtccataaaccaatcaccagtacttggcgagaacaatggaaaattaacattttattaccttatctcttctacccactgggagtgtaatttcttatactgGCTGTGTTTGCCAAaatctttcaggatgggtggggataccacaggctaaataatcaatttcaaatgccaatataaaggtaatggaaatacttgtaaacaatttaatacactacaacaggtaaagtggataattgggaacaaattaaaagggagaaaatgttTAAAGGTAAACTGTCCCTTAGTTATTCTTGCAGTATTTACATACATGTTAATGCACAGCACTTCTGTCTGCCTGAAAGGTTTTAAGTGATTGTGCAATGTTCAGTAACACTTGTATTACATTGACACTTAAATAATTGCATCGTTATTATAGTCACAGGTTAGCAGTGCAGTAAAAGATGTAAAGTCTTAGAAAAAGTAGttacactgcttaaagggacagtttactcaaaaaatttctcccctttaatttgttcccaatgatccactttacctgctggagtgtattaaattgtttacaagtagctcctttacccttatattggcatttgaaattgttaatttagcatgtggtatccccacctattctgaaagtttgtggccgcgcgtaccagctatagataagctttgtaaacacagccagcagaagaaattacactcccagtgcgatatagcagagataaggtaataaaatgttgattttccattgttctctcaaagtattggtgattgttttaaggacagatataagataaaaaagcaggtatatgtacacaatgtgatacagtaatgagatctgattatacctacaagctcaacctattttattaggctgtggcttcaaaacacaaaatcagagctttaatatacagaaataaaccttaaaaagctaattttcatacattttttactctgcagttgataaaaaaagcaattgtaaacacattaagggaaaactattttacagtatactgtccctttaagttacctttTAGTTGTACTCtgtttgggaaactgcaaaggcagaAGGTCTTTCAAATAGAATCTGCCAAATCCTAATAATTTATGTCTGATTTATTCCACATATTTATAGTGCATTTTACATGTATATAGAATACCATTCGCACACATTTTATTTGAGTTTAAGTTTAAAATGTGTCATCTCTCTAGTATTACAGCTACTGTCTCCTATAGGATAACTACTGCTGTTTTGTTTATTGCTGCTATCTAAACCATGTTTGATTTTTCTTCTTGATATTGTGTTTGGGTACTCGGTATGCCCCGGGCACT from Bombina bombina isolate aBomBom1 chromosome 2, aBomBom1.pri, whole genome shotgun sequence harbors:
- the BRI3BP gene encoding BRI3-binding protein, which gives rise to MDLLRPKLSCLLVLLLISGALCAHSARSRSPEKQNNAFRKAAAGFYQTMSNIFGEDNVRAVQKFFSRLTERFVYGVDVLMDTLWRIWTDLLDVLGIDASNLTHYFSPVAVASNPTRVLMLVVAVLLAYWFASLFLGFFFYILHFIFGRFFSVVRVILFALSCVYILQKYEGEPEHAMIPLCFVVAIYFMTGPVGLYWRRSSNNLEEKIDHLDNQIRLLNIRLTRVIESLDRAGEQ